The genomic window AGATAGAATTTTTtgcacaaaaaaaatataaaaaatattaagtagataggacttacttatcacttaatagagaataaattcaattgtttttgttttattttatcctACTTCATTTAAGATTGTATTATATATCCtttatcaaacaatctaattataaTCGATActtaattttataacttaaattaaacacttaaatttttcagtacttaacttttttttagcactttatttttcaatttatcaaacgtTTAGGCTTTACTTGGtagaatagaaaaaaattagaaagatgaaaaattgaatgggtagaaaaatagaaagataaaaaaaatataaattttctgtgtttttgtaggaaagatggaaaaaaaatgaaaataaaagtgaTTTGGTTACCCTCCTTAACTTGGTAATGTTGaaaagtgagaggaaagaaaatgaCTTTTTTAAACAAAATGCATAACTTTCAACGAAGaatgtgtttgataaattaaaaaattaagtgctgaatttttaatactaaattttataagtgttgagtatatattaaaaaattgtttggtaaattagtaaatataaacaCTGagtataattttattgtttgataaaagcaaatgtttatttttttaaaaatatttatttttatttttaatattattaatttaatatcttatattattttgaatagttCTGGATAAAATATACATCTAATaactcaaatattttattttctaaaaaagggtaatttattttaacttttaataaaataaaatcaacttaatattttctaTATTAAGCCGTAAGTAGCTATTTACCTACTTATTTCATTCAATtggttgaaaataaaatattaaatgttgaaatttgaaaattttcattttgtttaaaatgaaatttcaaCGACTTAGACATCCTAACTTAACacttctcttattttctctcatCTTATCATCCCAATTTGAAATGATTGATTTTTATCCAGTGGGATGAAAAATAATCATCCctattattttctttcctttcactTTTATCCCTACCAagcaaattcaaaatttattttctttgcaCTTTTTTGCCCTATTCTTCAATCCTTCTTATTTTCCATCCTATCAAGAGAGGTAAGAGTTATATATGTACTTATTTTGCTCAACACATtcttttggttgaaaattttaaactaagtggaaatttattatggttattaaacacttttaaaaatatattaaatactaaatttttttttaatgagaTGAAGTTTTTTAATGATTTACCAAACATAAGGCTTAGTTTTTGTAGATATCAGTgaattttttgggaaaaaaaaataaatatcagaCAAATTAAAGGGAGAAAAaggtaaaagaagaaaaaaagaaaaaggaggagCTTCACTAAGTCAGCAATAAAAGACAAGGAAAATTAGGTTGGTTTTACTTTTCAAGGTAGAAGATTTCGAAAAGAAAATTAAGCAGAATACAATTGAATTGGCGATTCCATTTTAGTTTGTTCATCGTCTCGTCTCGTCTCACTCTCATCTCATCGTCATCCCATCACACTCACGAGTTTCTTAACTATCAGTCAAACATGTTTCATTTATTACTTAGTGAtgcaaatttatataaaattaaaagaaagaccTTGGTCTGTTtatagtaaaagtgagttttgtaGTATTGCTTGCTACACAAATTTGAAGAATATTCCATTTGAGACATGCAAAGGAATCTACATGAGCGTCCATGTTAGGTGTTTATTAAAATTGACCTAAAAATATTGCATACTTACAGCTGTTGGGTTGGAATGTTGTGCTTTCAAATTTTCCAGGGATGAGAGTTTGATGTGGGCTGAGGTTGTTGAGCTTAAATACTGAAGGGTAGTTGGACCAGCCTCAGCGCCCCCTATATATAAGTATAGCAATCCCATGGTCAACAATCTACGTCTCAACCAAAGTTGCTTTATCTAATCTTGCAATAACGCTAACCATGACTGTCTCGGTAGCTAACGGCCGTGTCCTCATAGTCGGAGCAACCGGCTTTATTGGTCGGTTCGTGGCTGACGCCAGCTTGGATGCTGGTCGACCCACTTATGTTCTGGTCAGGCCAAGTTCCGGAAACCAATATTCCAAGGACAAAGTAGCCAAAGCCCTTCGGGACAGAGGCGCCATACTGTTGAATGTACAAATATCATATTATACTTCTAAATTTGTGTTCGTTTTATATGTAGATTCTTCTATAACTTGTTTGTTTCCAGGGATTGGCAAATGACAAGGAGTTAATGGTGAAACTGCTGAAAGAGCACCAGATTGAGATAGTAATATCAGCTCTGGGTGGCGCCACAATACTAGATCAGCTGTCTTTGGTTGAGGCAATTCACTCTGCCGGCACAGTTAAGGTACCTACATTACTACTTACTTTCACTAAAGAAGCAAAAGAACTTTTCGTTAACATATTTGGGTTGTTTTGTGGGTGGCAGAGGTTCTTGCCGTCGGAGTTTGGACACGATGTGGACCGAGCTGATCCAGTAGAGCCTGGGCTCACCATGTACAAGGAAAAGCGTCAGGTCAGGCGTCTGATTGAAAAGCTGGAGATCCCTTACACCTACATTTGTTGTAATTCCATTGCTTCTTGGCCCTACCACAACAATAGGCATCCTTCCGAGGTCATTCCACCCTTGGATCATTTCGAAATCTATGGAGATGGCAGCGTCAAAGGTAATCTATATCAAACTATTAAGTATTTTTGTTGGCTTATAAAAATAAACaccaaattaaccaaagataTCAAGAAAAAACtatattgataaaaattatttttatgaatttattgcAAGACATTAAAAAAGGACTGAAAATAgagataaaaattattataatttgtttgttcctgaaaatattttatcCCTTAACTACAAATTCGAATTTCTTTCAAGGGATAAAAATTACACCTCTCTTCTACCCCGCACATAAGATTAACTAGTCCAGGAGAATGTCATGTCTACATCTTTATAAGTACTTACATGCTTCAACTCTTATGGCCCAACTTTGTACTTTACGAAACCAACTATATGAAGATAccatatcaaaataattattatgaaattttttttataccaTTAATATGAAAACTGTTGTtacaatataaaatgttaaaaagaagaagaagagagaacaTTATGATAAAagtaatattattagattattagtataaaaaaataaattaatagtattaataataattttagaatttataaatatatacattcaATTCGCACTATAACTTGAATGTTTATAGGTTAGAAAATTGTATACATGTTATACAAATAAATGAAAATCATGTGAAACACATAACCAAGAggggaaaggattgtatgaagTAAGGCGTGAcattattttgtattattttctaattatttaatgatattttaataattttttatgtcattaatacataattttggtaatttatttAACCTAAACTAtaaatcttaaaccttaaacccaaaCTCAAAATTCTAAACCTTGAACATTGAACCCCAAACCCAAGCCCGAGCCCGAACTCGAACCTTAATCCTGAACCTAAACCTCGATTCGAGTTTGAGGTTCATGGTTTTAAGTTTGGA from Gossypium hirsutum isolate 1008001.06 chromosome D12, Gossypium_hirsutum_v2.1, whole genome shotgun sequence includes these protein-coding regions:
- the LOC107946451 gene encoding leucoanthocyanidin reductase codes for the protein MTVSVANGRVLIVGATGFIGRFVADASLDAGRPTYVLVRPSSGNQYSKDKVAKALRDRGAILLNGLANDKELMVKLLKEHQIEIVISALGGATILDQLSLVEAIHSAGTVKRFLPSEFGHDVDRADPVEPGLTMYKEKRQVRRLIEKLEIPYTYICCNSIASWPYHNNRHPSEVIPPLDHFEIYGDGSVKAYFVAGTDIGKFTMKTVDDIRTLNKSVHFRPACNFYNMNELAALWERKIRRTLPRVTVTEEDLLSAAAENIIPQSVVASFTHDIFIKGCQINFPIEGPNETEACSLYPNEPFRTLDDCFNDFLAKMKDENMKQSDENTKQSNEIPPPKPVVEAFAITATCA